One Setaria viridis chromosome 7, Setaria_viridis_v4.0, whole genome shotgun sequence genomic region harbors:
- the LOC117862955 gene encoding uncharacterized protein, whose translation MDDSAGEAGGQIQGHGCSSYPLSFPSQPPDIKNWFSSYEYESPEVPELVADPAVENGSETQDPFEHPLSKHSFRDGGIALRENCLGEQSLPEVFAGKYLVPVDKSATKPATKRKQSLRTLFGEGFLDKDEEAAETEGQRLLPVQRNALEPPSDCVASLPDTNQSQEWSAEHSNLLVDCDGISSVDTQESTPADQEVECSKQSVDYGDASLSNIDVGEGFAEDVIHQIEQPLNSNGANLVATEKNNQDGVEHTLRPASHNNFNLADTQENSPLEGTRHCKIALCSKRPQETVASDGFIAVKRKEKRPEECRVNEIPRHPMGREKENGKLQENNGISEQKVLDQEQTRHPLADRTNFLEVAAAAPAQEVSRKWKCPRKGKPFVGRPLKQLRLEQWVRQMN comes from the exons ATGGACGATAGCGCCGGCGAAGCCGGCGGCCAAATCCAG GGGCACGGGTGCAGTTCGTACCCCCTTTCATTTCCTTCCC AGCCGCCGGACATCAAGAACTGGTTCTCCAGCTACGAGTATGAATCGCCGGAGGTTCCGGAGTTGGTTGCTGATCCTGCCGTCGAGAACGGCAGCGAGACCCAAGACCCGTTCGAG CATCCATTATCCAAACATTCGTTCCGGGATGGCGGTATTGCTTTGAGGGAAAATTGTTTGGGAGAACAATCTTTGCCTGAGGTTTTTGCTGGAAAATATTTGGTTCCGGTTGATAAGAGTGCGACGAAGCCCGCCACCAAAAGGAAGCAAAGCCTGCGGACACTGTTTGGAGAGGGTTTTCTTGATAAGGATGAGGAAGCTGCTGAAACTGAAGGTCAGAGATTGTTGCCTGTGCAGAGAAATGCACTGGAGCCACCGTCAGATTGCGTAGCAAGCTTACCTGATACTAACCAAAGCCAGGAATGGTCAGCTGAGCACAGCAATTTGCTGGTGGATTGTGATGGTATTAGTTCAGTTGATACTCAAGAAAGCACCCCTGCAGATCAGGAGGTTGAGTGCAGTAAACAGTCTGTTGATTATGGTGATGCAAGCTTGTCCAATATTGATGTTGGAGAAGGCTTTGCAGAAGATGTCATCCACCAAATTGAACAGCCACTCAATTCCAACGGTGCCAATCTAGTTGCCACTGAGAAAAATAACCAAGATGGTGTGGAGCACACCTTACGTCCTGCTAGTCACAACAATTTCAATTTAGCTGATACTCAAGAGAATTCTCCACTAGAGGGAACTCGACACTGCAAGATTGCATTATGCAGTAAAAGGCCACAAGAAACAGTTGCATCAGATGGTTTTATAGCTGTCAAGAGAAAGGAGAAGCGACCTGAGGAATGCAGAGTGAACGAAATTCCTAGACACCCAATggggagggagaaggaaaaCGGAAAATTACAAGAGAACAATGGCATTTCGGAGCAGAAGGTTTTGGACCAAGAGCAAACTAGACATCCCTTGGCAGATAGAACTAATTTTTTggaagtagcagcagcagctcccgcACAAGAGGTCAGCAGGAAATGGAAATGCCCTCGCAAAGGCAAGCCCTTTGTTGGTCGTCCACTGAAGCAGCTCCGGTTGGAACAGTGGGTACGCCAAATGAATTGA
- the LOC117865321 gene encoding uncharacterized protein yields the protein MQPAKVKAKDMVSSAKEKVKEGSAKMQGKTGEATAATHGEKEMAKEAARAKKDQATADMHQEKAEHRADATTGRHGTTGVPLTGPHGHHGATTGAAVDPAYPSAGTTYPASGNKYL from the coding sequence ATGCAGCCGGCGAAGGTGAAGGCGAAGGACATGGTGAGCTCGGCGAAGGAGAAGGTGAAGGAAGGGTCGGCCAAGATGCAGGGCAAGAcgggggaggcgacggcggcgacgcacGGCGAGAAGGAGATGGCCAAGGAGGCAGCCCGCGCCAAGAAGGACCAGGCCACCGCCGACATGCACCAGGAGAAGGCCGAGCACCGCGCcgacgccaccaccggccgccacggcACCACGGGCGTACCCCTCACCGGGCCGCACGGCCACCACGGCGCCACCACCGGTGCGGCCGTCGACCCCGCCTACCCGTCCGCCGGCACCACGTACCCGGCGTCGGGCAACAAGTACCTCTAG
- the LOC117862954 gene encoding E3 ubiquitin-protein ligase PUB23, whose product MEEPPQLFLCPISIELMEDPVTVSTGVTYDRRSIERWFFKYGKTTCPATMQRLSSFDLTPNHTLKSVISSWLDRASSSSSSPSNASPCKKLGRERLPSVLAGIEATPFKVTALKNLKSCMEGDVAAQEDFVACGGIEVLGRVMTQALAESSAGGDFSAFRTCEEAGSVLAALPLSDDASVELVLRPECMRPVVALVQRGSAEARLHAMAIVAKVSRASGAGRDWTTGVDVDDLVRSLLELLSDGASPKLSSRALEALLDVTALSRGARRAKAVEVGAVRVLVELLPDADRRAAERALLLLKRLCKCPEGRLAFAEHAAAVPAVSRTVMRVSGLASRLAVSVLWLVACAVTPAERVLDDMLMSGGVAKLLALVQVESSASTKEKAARLLRVHGAYWRQYPCFPTDLRDYLKFLN is encoded by the coding sequence ATGGAGGAGCCACCTCAGCTGTTCCTGTGCCCCATCTCCATTGAGCTGATGGAGGATCCCGTCACGGTGTCCACCGGCGTCACCTACGACCGCCGCAGCATCGAACGGTGGTTCTTCAAGTACGGCAAGACGACGTGCCCGGCCACCATGCAGCGGCTCTCTTCCTTCGACCTCACGCCCAACCACACTCTCAAGAGCGTCATCTCCTCCTGGCTCGatcgcgcctcctcctcgtcgtcgtcgccgtcgaacGCGTCGCCGTGTAAGAAGCTGGGGCGGGAGAGGCTGCCGTCTGTGCTTGCCGGCATTGAGGCCACGCCGTTCAAGGTGACCGCGCTCAAGAACCTCAAGTCCTGCATGGAGGGGGACGTGGCGGCGCAGGAGGACTTCGTCGCCTGCGGCGGCATTGAGGTGCTCGGCCGCGTCATGACCCAGGCGCTGGCGGagagcagcgccggcggcgacttCTCGGCGTTCCGGACGTGCGAGGAGGCCGGCtccgtcctcgccgcgctcccccTCTCTGACGACGCGTCGGTGGAGCTCGTGCTCAGGCCGGAGTGCATGAGGCCCGTGGTCGCGCTGGTGCAGCGCGGCAGCGCCGAGGCGAGGCTGCACGCCATGGCCATCGTCGCCAAGGTCTCCAGGGCaagcggcgccggccgcgactGGACTAccggcgtcgacgtcgacgacCTGGTCAGGTCCCTCCTCGAGCTCCTGTCCGACGGCGCGTCGCCGAAGCTGAGCTCGCGCGCGCTGGAAGCGCTGCTCGACGTCACGGCACTGtcccgcggcgcgcggcgcgcgaagGCCGTGGAGGTGGGCGCGGTCCGCGTGCTCGTGGAGCTCCTCCCCGACGccgaccgccgcgccgccgagcgcgCGCTCCTCCTGCTGAAGCGCCTGTGCAAGTGCCCCGAGGGCCGGCTCGCCTTCGCGgagcacgcggcggcggtgcccgcCGTGTCGCGGACGGTGATGCGCGTGTCTGGCCTCGCCAGCAGGCTGGCCGTGAGCGTGCTGTGGCTGGTGGCGTGCGCGGTGACGCCGGCGGAGAGGGTGCTGGACGACATGCTGAtgagcggcggcgtggcgaaGCTGCTGGCGCTGGTGCAGGTGGAGAGCTCGGCGTCGACCAAGGAGAAGGCGGCGAGGCTGCTCAGGGTGCACGGCGCGTACTGGAGGCAGTACCCGTGCTTCCCCACCGACCTCAGGGACTACCTGAAATTTCTCAACTGA